TGACATCTTAGGGGCGGCTGTGAGCATCGCCAAGGCCCGCTGTTGCGGGGCTGCCATTCTGGCCCGGCGAGGGGGTTATTCCGCCGGCAGATGCCCGCCGACGGCGCCGGTGACTGCCTGTGCCGTGCGGGCCACCATCTCGCCCAGCAGCTTAAGGCGCGCATCGGTCAGCCGCGCACTGGGGCCGGACAGCGAGATGGCGGCCATCGGCTCGCCATACTCGTCATGGATCGGGGCGGCGACGCAGCGCAGCCCGGCGGCATATTCCTCGTCGTCGATGGCATAGCCGCGCTGGCGCGACAGCGCCATGTCGCGCTCCATCGCTTCATGCGTCGCCAGGGTCTTGTCGGTGAAGCGCGGGATATGGTTGCCGATCAGAGTGCGTGTGATCTCCGTCGGCAGCGCGGAGAGCAGCGCCTTGCCGAGGCCGGAGCAGTGCAGCGGCGAGCGCCCGCCCGGCCGGGCCAGCACCCGCATCACCTCGCGGCATTCGACCTGGGCGAGGAACACCACCTCGCGGCCGTCGAGCACGCCGAGATTGACCGATTCGCCGGATTCCTCCATCAGCCGCCGCATATAGGGGCGGGCGATCTCCACCACATCGCGGGAGCGCAGGAAGGCATTGCCGACCATGAAGGCCTGCACGCCGACATTCCACAGCGCGCGCTGATGGTCGTGCTGGACGAAGCCCATCTGCTCCAGGCTCTTCAGCAGCCGGTGCGCGGTCGAGGGCGGCAGGCCGGCGCGGTGCGCCAGCTCGCTGAGCGAGGCGCCGCCATCGCTGCCGGCGATCTCCACCAGCAGGGTCAGCGCCCGTGTGAGGGACTGGACCTGGCCGCTTTCGCGCGTGGCATTGCCCGAGGCCGGGCGGCCGCGCCGCCTGGCCTGCGGCTCGTCCTCGCCACTGCTGGCAAGCGTCAAGTGACTCGCGCGGCCAAGGCGGTCCGCTCTGTCTTGCGCCATCTGTTCGCTGTGCCTCGCACGAGGGATGTTCTGTTTGCGGTCAGGACTGTAGCATACTTTACGCAACGATAAGAAAGGTCCGCCGTTTTCATGTCCCTGCCCGCCGATTTCGCACCACAGGATTTCCTGCTCTCGCTGTTCGAGGCCGCCCGCAAGGCGGCAGACCCCGCCGCCTGCGTGCCGGCCCATCTGCCGCCACGGCCGAAGGGCCGCACCATCGTCGTCGGTGCCGGCAAGGCCGCCGCCGCCATGGCCCGCGCGGTGGAGGAGAACTGGCCCAAGGGGGAGGGCGGAGACCTGGAAGGGCTGGTCGTCACCCGCTATGACCATGCCGTGCCCTGCGCGCGCATCGAGGTGGTGGAGGCCAGCCACCCGGTGCCCGATGCCGCCGGCGAGGCGGCGGCGCGCCGCATGCTGGAGACGGTGCGCGGGCTGGGACCGGACGATCTGGTGCTGTGCCTGATGTCGGGCGGCGCCTCGGCGCTGCTGTCGCTGCCGGCCGACGGGCTGACGCTGGCCGACAAGCAGGCGGTCACCGGCGCGCTGCTGAAATCGGGGGCGACCATTGGCGAGATGAACTGCGTGCGCAAGCATCTGTCGGCGGTGAAGGGCGGGCGGCTGGCTGCTGCTGCGCATCCGGCGCGGGTGGTCACACTGGCGATCTCCGACGTGCCGGGCGACGATCCGGCGGTGATCGGCTCCGGCCCCACGGTGCCGGACCCCACCAGCTTCGCCGATGCGCGCGCGGTGCTGGCGAAATACGGGATCGAGCCGCCGGAAGCGGTGCGCCGGCATCTGGAATCGGCGCTTGAGGAAAGTGCCAAGCCGGGCGATCTGCGTTTGCAGAAGACCGAACTGGCGATGGTCGCCCGCCCGCAGGCCTCGCTGGAGGCAGCGGCGGATCTCGCGCGCAAGGCCGGTATCACGCCGGTCATTCTGGGCGACGCCATCGAAGGTGAGGCGCGCGAGGTTGCAACTGTCATGGCCGGCATTGCATTCCAGGTGGCGCGGCACGGCCAGCCGGCGCCCGCCCCCTGCGTTCTGCTGTCGGGTGGCGAGACCACGGTGACCGTGCGCGGCCAGGGGCGCGGCGGGCGCAATGTGGAATTCCTGCTGGGCCTCGCCGTGGCGTTGGGCGGGCATCCGTCGGTCTGGGCGGTTGCCGGCGATACCGACGGCATCGACGGGACGGAGGATAATGCGGGTGCTGTGCTGACGCCGGACAGCATTGCCCGCGCGGCGGCGAAAGGGGTATCGGCAAAGCAGCGGCTGGCTGATAATGACGGTTACGGTTTCTTCCAGACGCTGGGCGATCTGGTGATGACCGGGCCCACCCTGACCAATGTGAATGATTTCCGGGCCATCCTTGTGATGCCCGATGCCTGACACGATGAACGGACAAGAGGGAATGACCATGCGACGTCAGCGCTGCGCAAAGATCGTCGCCACGCTTGGGCCGGCCTCCTCGACGGCGGAGCAGATCAGGGCGCTGTTCGCCGCCGGGGCGGATGTGTTCCGGCTGAATTTCAGCCATGGCGACCATGCCGACCATGCCGAGCGCGTCCGGATGATCAGGGCGCTGGAAGAGGAGACCGGCCGGCCGATCAGCATCATGATGGATCTGCAGGGGCCGAAGCTGCGCGTCGGCACCTTCACGGGCGGCCGCATCGAATTGCATGCGGGACGGCATTTCCGGCTCGACCTCGACAAGGCGCCGGGCGATGGCAAGCGGGTCTGCCTGCCGCACCCGGAAATCTTCAAGGCGCTGCATCCCGGCGACGCGCTGCTGCTGGATGACGGCAAGATCCGGCTGAAGGTGATCTCCTGCGACGCCGAATCGGCCGAGACCGAGATCATCTCCGGCGGGCCGCTGTCAGACCGCAAGGGCGTGAACGTGCCGAATGCGGTGCTGGATCTGTCGCCGCTGACCGACAAGGACCGGCGCGACCTGCAATTCGGCCTCGATCAGGGCGTGGACTGGGTGGCGTTGTCCTTCGTGCAGCGGCCGGAGGATATCGCCGAGGCGCGCAAGCTGATCGCCGGGCGCGCCACCATCATCGCCAAGCTGGAGAAACCCTCGGCGATCAAATATCTGGACGGGATCATCGAACAGACCGACGCGGTCATGGTGGCGCGCGGCGATCTGGGCGTCGAGATGGCGCCGGAAGATGTGCCGCCGATGCAGAAGCGCATCGTCCGCGCCTGCCGCATGGCCGGCAAGCCGGTGATCGTCGCCACCCAGATGCTCGAATCGATGATCACCGCCCCGGCGCCGACCCGCGCCGAAGTATCGGACGTGGCCACGGCGGTCTATGACGGCGCGGATGCGGTCATGCTGTCGGCGGAATCGGCGGCGGGCCAATATCCGGTCGAATCGGTGACGATGATGAACCGCATCATCGAGCGGGTGGAGCGCGACGATCTCTACCGCACCATCCTCGATGCGGTCCATGGCACGCCGGACGCGACCGGCCAGGACGCGATCACCGCGGCGGCGCGCAGCGTTGCCGAGACCATCGGCGCCGCCGCCATCGTCACCTACACCACTTCCGGCTCGACCACGCTGCGTGCCTCGCGGGAGCGGCCGCCGGTGCCGATCCTGTGCCTGACCGCCAGCCTCGCCACGGCGCGCCGGCTGGTTCTTGCCTGGGGGGTGCATCCGGTGCCGATGCGCGATGTGCGGAATTTCTCCGACATGGTGCAGAGCGCGCAGACCGTGACCCTCCGCGAAGGCTTTGCCCGCAAGGACGACAAGATCGTGATCACCGCCGGCGTTCCCTTCGGCACGCCGGGGGCGACCAACGTGCTGCGCATCGCCCGGGTGTGAGGGGGGAAGACGTAAAAAAAAATCCCTCGCCCCGGAAGGGGAGAGGGATGAGGAAGCTTGGCGAATGAAATGAGCCTAGCGAATGCCGGGTGAGGGGAGTCCGGCTCCGTCCGTGCAATACCCCCTCACCCAGCTCCGCCTAATTCGCTTCGCTCATAAGGCTGCGCAACCCTCTCCCCCCTTTTGGCAAGCGATAGCGGATGGCAATGGGTCGCCATCAGCGGAGGGCGAGGGAAAGAAAATTCCGATTGAATCGCTTGAGGAAAAGCGCGAAAGGCCGCGCTTACTCCGCCGCCTGGTCGCGGTCGTCCGCCATGCCGCCGGTGCCGCTCTCGGCCTCGCTGCCCTCACCGCTCCCGGGCATCATGCCCAGCGCCTGCAGATAGAGGTCGAGCAGGGTTTCCTGCTCCTGCCGGTCCTCGCGGTCCAGTTTCCGCAGCTTCAGTACCTGGCGCATGATCTTGGTGTCGAAGCCCGTGCCCTTGGCCTCGGCGTAGATCTCGCGGATATCGGCGGCCAGCGCCGCCTTCTCCTCCTCCAGCCGCTCGATGCGTTCGATAAAGGAACGCAGGCGTTCGCCCGCGATGCCGCCGACGTCAGGCATGGATCATCCTCTGCATATGATTGGGTGTCGCGTTGTCCGCGACGATAGCCGCAAGCCCCCCACCGCCGCAAGCGGACTGTGTCATCTGGCGTTGCTTCATGTTCGCCGGAGCATATTGCCTAAAGATTTAAGAAAAATTTTGAATACTTACTCACAATCATTTGATTGCAAAAAATATTCAGTTTCGTTAACGTTTTGTATACGAAGTACGGTCTTAACTATTATTAAGGTTAATACCTTGGGGAGTAACGCCAATGTTTTCGGCAACGAAGCAGAAAGACCCGGAGGCCGAACGCCGGCTCATTGAAGCCCTGAAAGCGCGCTGCGATGCGCAGATTCATCAGCTGGCAGGGATGGCGGAAAAGGCCGAGACGACCTCGGCCGAGCGTGCGGCCCAGCGTCTCATCGAGCAGGCGAAGAATCCGAAACTGCCCAGCGATTATCGCAAATACGCGATGGACGAGGCACAGAAGCTGGAATGCGCGGCCAACATCAAGGCGACCGACATGGCCGTGCATCGCGCCATGGCGGCGGCACTGGCCGACGATAAGGAGACCCGCGACAAGGAAGTCGCGAAAATCCGCCAGTTCATGCAAAAGGCGATCAGCCTGCGCGCGCCGGCCGATTTCCGCGTCGGTACGGAAAAGTCGCTGGAGAATATCCTGCTGTCGGGCGGGGTGAAGCATACCGGCCCGACCAAGGCCAAGCCGATGGACACCGCGCCCAAGAATGAAAAGCATGCCAAGGACGGCCTGCCGGCGATGGTGCGCTGACCGCGACAGCGGAAGGGATAAAAAGCAAGGGGCGCCGGTTGGCGCCCCTTTTTGTTACTGCCTGTGTGATACCGCTCAATCGTCGAGCGCCTCAGTCGTCAAGTGCGGGGCGGTTCATCCGGTGTGCCAGCGGCTTGTCGGAGGCGATGCGGAACAGCACCATGCCGGGACGGGCGATGCGCTCTGGCCGGCGGCCGAACAGCACGCCATCGGCCAGGCTCTTCACCGGCACGCGGGCCTTGGTCTGGTCCTCGGCATAGGGGTCGATGATCTCGCACACCACCTCGCCGGTCTTGACCATATCGCCCGGCGCCTTGTGATAGGTCAGCACGCCGGTCATCGGCGCGTAGCCGACTTCCATCGCCGACACCGGCACGGCCTTGCACAGCGGCTTCGGCAGCGGGCCGGGATCGCCGGCAATGGCGCCGTAGCGCTGCAGGACCTTGAACAGGTTCTCCGCGTCCGGCTTGCCGAAGCCGTCGGTCACATCGACCCGGCCGCGATATTCCACGGTGGCCGAGATACAGGCCTGCGGGACCGGCTTGGCCTCGTCCTGGATCAGCCCGCGCAGGTCGGACCACAGCCCGCCAATGCCCTGCGAGAAGGCGCGCGCGCCACCGCTGGCATGCCGGCTGACCAGCGTCGCCATGCTGCCGATCTGGGCCGACAGTTCGGCGCCGCCCTCATCATAGCTGTCCTGATGCATGAACAGATGCATGGTCGCCTCGCCGGCGCAATGCAGGTCGAGGCAGATGTCGGAATCGATGGCCAGCCGCTGCAGGTTGAATTTCAGCGATTCATTTTCGTTGCGCGGCGCCTGCGCGGTGAGCCAGGCGACCGCCGCCTCGCGCACGATCTCCACATTCTTCGTGGCGTCGTTGGTCAGCTTCGGCTTCACCTCATCGGCGATGCCCTCGGCGACGGCCAGGAAGTTGCGGTTGAAGTTCTCGCGGCTGATCAGGTCGAAACGGCCCAGATGATAGCCGGCGATGTTCTGCGCCAGGCCGACCGGATTGGCGACCGGCACGACAACGATCTCGCCCTTGATCTGGCCCTTGGCGTCGGCCTCTTCCAGCATCGGGCGCAGATGGTGCAGCGCCATCATCGCCGGCAGCTCGTCGGCATGGATCGCCGCCTGCAGATAGACTTTCGGGCGCGATCCCGGCGTGCCGAAACGATGCACCGCAAGATGGCGCTCGGTACCGGGGGACGGGCTGACGAGGGTGATTTTTTCGACCGAGCGGGGCATTGGCTGGGCCTCTCCTGTTGGTAAGTGACGGCGTTGTTACGCCAAAGTCCTTACCATGCGGGAGAGGCTGTCAGCCATGCGTTATAGGCAAGCCGGATAGAGGCGATGCCGCCGCGCGCGCCGTTCAGTGCGCCCCGCGGGCCGTTCAGTGCGAGTGAATCTTCTCGAACATCGCCTTCTGCTCGGCATTTGCCTCGCTCTGGTACTTTGCCTTCCAGTCCTCGTAGGGCATGCCATAGACGATTTCGCGGGCCTGATCGTAGCTGACCTCCAGCCCCTTGTCCTTGGCGGCGGCGGCATACCATTTCGACAGGCAGTTGCGGCAGAAGCCGGCAAGGTTCATCAGATCGATGTTCTGCACGTCGGTACGGGTCTGCAGATGATCGACCAGCGTGCGGAAGGCAGCGGCCTCAAGCTCGGTGCGGGTCTTGTCGTCGATCTGGCTCATGACTTTCCTCCTGTTGCGGTCGAACCGGTTGCCCACCTATGTCGGGGCGAGGGTCCAGCGTGTCAAACGGTGATCGCGGCTTCAAGACGGGCGTCAGCCCGCCTGGGTGCCACCGACGGTGATGCCGCCCATCTTCACGGTCGGCTGGCCGACGCCCACCGGCACGCCCTGGCCGTCCTTGCCGCAGGTGCCGATGCCGTCATCCAGCTTCAGATCGTTGCCGATCATCGAGACCTGGGTCATCGCCTTCGGGCCGTTGCCGATCAGCGTCGCCCCCTTCACCGCCGGGCCGATCTTGCCATTCTCGATGAGATAGGCCTCGGAGGCGGAGAACACGAACTTGCCCGAGGTGATGTCGACCTGGCCGCCGCCGAAATTCACGGCATAGAGGCCACGCCCCTTCACCGAGGCGATGATCTCCTCAGGGTCGTGCTGGCCGGCCATCATCAGCGTGTTGGTCATGCGCGGCATCGGGTGGTGGCCGAAGCTCTGGCGGCGACCGTTGCCGGTCGGCTTCATGCCCATGAGGCGCGCATTCTGCCGGTCCTGCATATAGCCGACCAGGATGCCATCCTCGATCAGCACGGTGCGCTGCGAGGGCGTGCCCTCGTCATCGACGGTCAGCGAGCCGCGCCGGTCCTGCAGCGTGCCGTCATCGACCACGGTGACGCCCTTCGAGGCGACCTGCTGGCCGATCTTGCCGGAGAAGGCGGAGGTCTGCTTGCGGTTGAAGTCGCCTTCCAGCCCGTGGCCGACCGCCTCATGCAGCATGATGCCGGGCCAGCCGGAGCCCAGGACGACTTCCATTTCGCCGGCCGGGGCCGGGATCGATCCCAGATTGACGATGGCCTGGCGCAGCGCCTCATCGACCTGGCCCTGCCAGGTGCGGGGATCGAGATAAAGGTCGTAGCCGGTGCGCCCGCCGGCGCCGCTGCTGCCGCTTTCCATGCGGTCGCCCTCGCCGACGACGATCTGGACGTTCAGACGCACCAGCGGCCGGATATCGGCGACCCGCATCCCGTCCGGGCGGATGATCTGTACCGCCTTCCAGCTGCCCGCCACCGAAGCCGAGACCTGACGCACGCGCGGATCCTTCGCCCGCGCATAGGCGTCGATGTCCTGCAGCAGCTTCACCTTGGTCTCGAACGGCACGGCGGAAAGCGGGTTGGCGTCGGTATAGAGCTGCCGGTTGGTGCCGATCGGCCCCTCGGCCAGCGTGCCGCCCTGCCCGGACTTCACCGCCTGCACGGTGGAAACCGCGCGCCGGATGGCGTCTTCCGACAGCTCGGCGGCATGGGCATAGCCGGAGGCGTCGCCGATCACCGAGCGCAGGCCGAAGCCCTGCGCGGTGTCGAAGCTGGCGGCCTTCAGCCGGCCGTCATCGAAGCCGAGACTCTCCGACTGGCTGTATTCCAGATAGAGTTCCCCGTCATCGGTGCTCGACAGCGCCTCGCCGACCAGCCGTTCGATGCGGCTGCGGTCCAGGCCGGCGCGGGTGAAGAACAGTTCGTCGGTCTGCGCGAGAACGGTCATGAAACTTCCTTATGGTTGCGGCGGGCAGTGCTATCGACAAGGATATAGGCAGCATTGCCCGGCGCAACCAGCATAGGCACGCTATTCGGGGGCAGGAATATGAGCGGCAGCACGGAAGATCCGGCATTGGCGAATCGCCCGGAGGCGTTCCTGGGGCAAGCGTCCCTGGGGCGCCTGCCGGGGGAGCATCCGCTGCGCCAGGCGCTGAATGACGAGGTGCATGCCCGCCCGTTCGAACCGATGGTGGCGCCGGCCCGGATATCGCATATCGCCGTGCTGACCGGGGAACAGATGGCCAGCCAGGAGCGCGCGCATCTGGCCAGGCTGTGCGCCCATTTCGATGTTGCGCCGCCGCCCCCGGAGGCGACCCAGGTGATGATCGATATGGGCGGCTTCGCCCTGCGCTGGGAGCGGCACACCGAGTTTTCGACCTATGGCTTCATCCTGGAAGGCCCGTTCGGGGAGGCCTTTGCCGACCCGGTGATCCGCCGGGTGCCGCCGGACTGGCTCGAGACCATTCCCGGCCAGACGATCGTCGCCATCCATGTCGCGGTGGAGGCGCGCGGCGGTCCGCGTTATGGCGCGTCGGAGGCCTCCGCGCTGCTGGGGGCCCTGCCGGGGGGCAATGCGGCCGCCGGCAGCATGATGAGCAGCGGGGCGGCAGCGGCCTGGACCGATTTCACCATCGGGCCGGACGGGTTCAGCCGCATCCTGGTGCAGGATTACGAGATGGGGCCGCGCCGGACCGGCCGGCTGGTGCGGCGGCTGCTGGAGATGGAAACCTACCGCATGATGGCGCTGCTGGCCTTCCCGCTGGCGCGCGATGCCGGGCCGGCGCTGACCAAGGTGGGGGAGGAGATTTCCAACATCACCACGGCGCTGGCGACGGGGCAGGACAGCCGTGACGACCGCGCGCTGCTCGACGAGCTGACCCGCCTCGCAGCGGAGGTGGAGCGTATCGGCGCGCGCGTCGCCTACCGGCTGGGGGCCGCCAAGGCCTATACGGCGCTGGTGGCGCAGCGTATCGAGGAGCTGCGCGAGGCGCGCCTCGAAGGGCTGCAGACGCTGGGCGAGTTCATGAACCGGCGATTCCTGCCGGCGATGCGCACCTGTACCTCGGTGCAGCAGCGGCTCGAAGGGCTGGCGGCGCGGGTGGCGCGGACCAGCGAATTGCTGCGTACCCGCGTCGATGTGCAGCTGGAGGCACAGAACCGCGACCTGCTGCAATCGATGAACCGCCGCGCCATGATGCAATTGCGCCTGCAGGAGACGGTGGAGGGGCTGTCGGTCGTCGCCATCAGCTATTACGCGGCGGGGCTGCTGGGCTATGCCATGAAGGGGCTGAAGAGCACGCCCTGGGGGGCGGGGCTTCCGGTTTCGCCCGAACTCGTCGTGGGTGCTGCGATCCCGGTCATCTTCCTGCTGGTCTGGGGCGGTGTCCGGGGCATGCGCCGGCGGATGACCCGTGATGTGGAAAAAGATGACCTGTAAGCTTGCGCGGACAGGAAAAACCCCGCCAAACAATTGGCAAACCAGCGGCAAAAAAGCGGCAGGATGCGACATCTGGTCACAATTCGCGCTTGCCCGATCCGAATAAGATGGATAGACAGCCAGCGTGCGCAGCGCGTGGCGGCCAGGCCGCTGACAGATTGCCGCAACGGTTCGGGCCGGGTTCCGCCCCATCGTCCGTCATGGGCGGGGTCCAATATGGGCATGCGGAGCCTTTCGTCCATGCCGCGCCTTCAGGGTGCGGACGGATTTTGTGTCTAGGGATTAGGGTAGGATGCCGAGCAATAGGAAGCGAATCGCCACCGTGTTCTTCGGGATTCTCCTCGCCGCGCTGGCGGGAGTGGGGCTAACAACGGGTGCCTGGGCGGCGGAGCCGCAGCCCTGGCAGCTTGGCATGCAGACGCCGGTGACGCCGGGCAAGGAGAGCCTGCATTCATTGCATGATCTGCTGCTGTGGCTCATCACGATCATCGTGATCTTCGTCCTGGCGCTGCTGATCTACGTCATGGTCCGGTTCCGCGCCTCGGCGAACC
This window of the Oceanibaculum nanhaiense genome carries:
- a CDS encoding IclR family transcriptional regulator domain-containing protein, with translation MTLASSGEDEPQARRRGRPASGNATRESGQVQSLTRALTLLVEIAGSDGGASLSELAHRAGLPPSTAHRLLKSLEQMGFVQHDHQRALWNVGVQAFMVGNAFLRSRDVVEIARPYMRRLMEESGESVNLGVLDGREVVFLAQVECREVMRVLARPGGRSPLHCSGLGKALLSALPTEITRTLIGNHIPRFTDKTLATHEAMERDMALSRQRGYAIDDEEYAAGLRCVAAPIHDEYGEPMAAISLSGPSARLTDARLKLLGEMVARTAQAVTGAVGGHLPAE
- a CDS encoding glycerate kinase type-2 family protein — protein: MSLPADFAPQDFLLSLFEAARKAADPAACVPAHLPPRPKGRTIVVGAGKAAAAMARAVEENWPKGEGGDLEGLVVTRYDHAVPCARIEVVEASHPVPDAAGEAAARRMLETVRGLGPDDLVLCLMSGGASALLSLPADGLTLADKQAVTGALLKSGATIGEMNCVRKHLSAVKGGRLAAAAHPARVVTLAISDVPGDDPAVIGSGPTVPDPTSFADARAVLAKYGIEPPEAVRRHLESALEESAKPGDLRLQKTELAMVARPQASLEAAADLARKAGITPVILGDAIEGEAREVATVMAGIAFQVARHGQPAPAPCVLLSGGETTVTVRGQGRGGRNVEFLLGLAVALGGHPSVWAVAGDTDGIDGTEDNAGAVLTPDSIARAAAKGVSAKQRLADNDGYGFFQTLGDLVMTGPTLTNVNDFRAILVMPDA
- the pyk gene encoding pyruvate kinase, with the translated sequence MTMRRQRCAKIVATLGPASSTAEQIRALFAAGADVFRLNFSHGDHADHAERVRMIRALEEETGRPISIMMDLQGPKLRVGTFTGGRIELHAGRHFRLDLDKAPGDGKRVCLPHPEIFKALHPGDALLLDDGKIRLKVISCDAESAETEIISGGPLSDRKGVNVPNAVLDLSPLTDKDRRDLQFGLDQGVDWVALSFVQRPEDIAEARKLIAGRATIIAKLEKPSAIKYLDGIIEQTDAVMVARGDLGVEMAPEDVPPMQKRIVRACRMAGKPVIVATQMLESMITAPAPTRAEVSDVATAVYDGADAVMLSAESAAGQYPVESVTMMNRIIERVERDDLYRTILDAVHGTPDATGQDAITAAARSVAETIGAAAIVTYTTSGSTTLRASRERPPVPILCLTASLATARRLVLAWGVHPVPMRDVRNFSDMVQSAQTVTLREGFARKDDKIVITAGVPFGTPGATNVLRIARV
- a CDS encoding DUF2312 domain-containing protein gives rise to the protein MPDVGGIAGERLRSFIERIERLEEEKAALAADIREIYAEAKGTGFDTKIMRQVLKLRKLDREDRQEQETLLDLYLQALGMMPGSGEGSEAESGTGGMADDRDQAAE
- a CDS encoding succinylglutamate desuccinylase/aspartoacylase family protein; this translates as MPRSVEKITLVSPSPGTERHLAVHRFGTPGSRPKVYLQAAIHADELPAMMALHHLRPMLEEADAKGQIKGEIVVVPVANPVGLAQNIAGYHLGRFDLISRENFNRNFLAVAEGIADEVKPKLTNDATKNVEIVREAAVAWLTAQAPRNENESLKFNLQRLAIDSDICLDLHCAGEATMHLFMHQDSYDEGGAELSAQIGSMATLVSRHASGGARAFSQGIGGLWSDLRGLIQDEAKPVPQACISATVEYRGRVDVTDGFGKPDAENLFKVLQRYGAIAGDPGPLPKPLCKAVPVSAMEVGYAPMTGVLTYHKAPGDMVKTGEVVCEIIDPYAEDQTKARVPVKSLADGVLFGRRPERIARPGMVLFRIASDKPLAHRMNRPALDD
- a CDS encoding DUF1244 domain-containing protein; the protein is MSQIDDKTRTELEAAAFRTLVDHLQTRTDVQNIDLMNLAGFCRNCLSKWYAAAAKDKGLEVSYDQAREIVYGMPYEDWKAKYQSEANAEQKAMFEKIHSH
- the tldD gene encoding metalloprotease TldD, translated to MTVLAQTDELFFTRAGLDRSRIERLVGEALSSTDDGELYLEYSQSESLGFDDGRLKAASFDTAQGFGLRSVIGDASGYAHAAELSEDAIRRAVSTVQAVKSGQGGTLAEGPIGTNRQLYTDANPLSAVPFETKVKLLQDIDAYARAKDPRVRQVSASVAGSWKAVQIIRPDGMRVADIRPLVRLNVQIVVGEGDRMESGSSGAGGRTGYDLYLDPRTWQGQVDEALRQAIVNLGSIPAPAGEMEVVLGSGWPGIMLHEAVGHGLEGDFNRKQTSAFSGKIGQQVASKGVTVVDDGTLQDRRGSLTVDDEGTPSQRTVLIEDGILVGYMQDRQNARLMGMKPTGNGRRQSFGHHPMPRMTNTLMMAGQHDPEEIIASVKGRGLYAVNFGGGQVDITSGKFVFSASEAYLIENGKIGPAVKGATLIGNGPKAMTQVSMIGNDLKLDDGIGTCGKDGQGVPVGVGQPTVKMGGITVGGTQAG
- a CDS encoding DUF3422 family protein, with product MSGSTEDPALANRPEAFLGQASLGRLPGEHPLRQALNDEVHARPFEPMVAPARISHIAVLTGEQMASQERAHLARLCAHFDVAPPPPEATQVMIDMGGFALRWERHTEFSTYGFILEGPFGEAFADPVIRRVPPDWLETIPGQTIVAIHVAVEARGGPRYGASEASALLGALPGGNAAAGSMMSSGAAAAWTDFTIGPDGFSRILVQDYEMGPRRTGRLVRRLLEMETYRMMALLAFPLARDAGPALTKVGEEISNITTALATGQDSRDDRALLDELTRLAAEVERIGARVAYRLGAAKAYTALVAQRIEELREARLEGLQTLGEFMNRRFLPAMRTCTSVQQRLEGLAARVARTSELLRTRVDVQLEAQNRDLLQSMNRRAMMQLRLQETVEGLSVVAISYYAAGLLGYAMKGLKSTPWGAGLPVSPELVVGAAIPVIFLLVWGGVRGMRRRMTRDVEKDDL